One window of the Roseovarius sp. THAF9 genome contains the following:
- a CDS encoding transglycosylase SLT domain-containing protein, with amino-acid sequence MFLKDGVVTRVSPPARDGNLPRTRWEHVGGSKLWTRAALAALKDHGKPLTDIVPRDIADWCPAFPNASPAQRRAFWVGFLSALVKHESTYRSYAVGGGGRWYGLTQILPSTARLYGCRGRSGGALKHGPTNLSCAIRIMAKTVTRDGVVSRGMRGVAADWGPLHSRSKRTDMMAWTRRQTYCKPMSSVRPQARPDDLVVVRTLPAPEPEAIGTEPVVQDLPEVAEGDAAVREVPAAADAAPEPQPIPVSE; translated from the coding sequence GTGTTTCTGAAGGACGGCGTTGTGACGCGGGTTTCACCCCCTGCGCGCGATGGCAATCTGCCGCGCACGCGATGGGAGCATGTGGGTGGGTCCAAGTTGTGGACGCGCGCCGCGCTGGCCGCGCTGAAGGATCACGGCAAGCCCCTGACCGACATCGTGCCGCGCGACATCGCCGACTGGTGCCCGGCCTTTCCCAATGCCAGTCCGGCCCAGCGGCGGGCCTTTTGGGTCGGCTTTCTGTCGGCGCTGGTGAAGCATGAGAGCACCTATCGCTCGTATGCCGTGGGCGGCGGTGGCCGGTGGTACGGGTTGACGCAGATTCTGCCTTCGACCGCAAGGCTTTACGGGTGTCGCGGGCGGAGCGGAGGCGCTTTGAAGCACGGGCCGACGAACCTGAGCTGCGCGATCCGGATCATGGCCAAAACGGTGACGCGCGATGGCGTGGTGTCGCGGGGCATGCGCGGCGTGGCCGCCGATTGGGGGCCGTTGCACAGCCGCAGCAAACGGACCGACATGATGGCGTGGACGCGGCGCCAGACCTATTGCAAGCCGATGAGCAGCGTGCGCCCGCAGGCGCGGCCCGATGACCTTGTGGTGGTGCGCACCTTGCCCGCGCCCGAACCGGAGGCGATCGGGACCGAGCCCGTGGTGCAGGACCTGCCGGAGGTGGCCGAGGGCGACGCCGCCGTGAGGGAAGTGCCGGCAGCCGCCGATGCGGCGCCCGAGCCGCAGCCGATTCCGGTCAGCGAGTAA
- a CDS encoding helix-turn-helix domain-containing protein has protein sequence MTVTERTPKSGRPNCPVAFTAQAIGDVWSILILREFFLEGPRRFQDLQDVLEVSPNTLSARLKKLEAAGIVARRAYSSNPPRSEYHLTEAGQALGPVMGALHAWGTAHGPQP, from the coding sequence ATGACTGTGACCGAGCGCACACCGAAATCAGGCCGTCCGAACTGTCCTGTGGCCTTCACCGCGCAGGCCATCGGCGATGTGTGGTCGATCCTGATCCTGCGGGAGTTCTTTCTGGAAGGGCCGCGGCGGTTCCAGGACTTGCAGGACGTGCTGGAGGTGTCGCCCAACACGTTGTCGGCGCGGCTGAAAAAGTTGGAGGCGGCGGGGATCGTGGCGCGGCGTGCCTATTCCAGCAATCCGCCGCGCTCGGAATATCACCTGACCGAGGCGGGGCAAGCGCTGGGCCCGGTGATGGGGGCGTTGCACGCGTGGGGCACGGCGCACGGACCGCAACCCTAG
- a CDS encoding ABC transporter substrate-binding protein, which yields MERAVASETSSFAQRLALSGVMPRLSVGMARTVDIGFLAPLSGQAESWGLPGLQGCRIWERWLNNAGGVLIGGRRYPIRIHAYDCGESVDAAREGAQALLREHDIKLMMMLGGDAYRAVGQSLMDKRILTSTLLPSDLSPDAPYLIAPSEVHPVYVVTGVEWLTKQRPELKTVALCAQQDGMGLPSLATYRAAFKAAGIEIVHEVQYPAEGAPAENVVGPMLAANPDILCWCTSYTPMVHAMTEYAHAHGFKGQILSCTCDHYDRLVDRLGAEFMEGLVFQFPDFDDPALSEKAFFFNQPNAFYEEYNALYPDSWTAVSWEYAAILDIWHAAVEKADSVAPASVLAAMKQLGEVTHAFGPAEWWGAEVFGIDNALVGDWPVVRIEEGRARVVGFGSVPGWLRRNEDLLRAEMRDLGQMWQQRLSYERVLALGARVVQDEEATQR from the coding sequence ATGGAGCGTGCGGTGGCGTCGGAAACATCCAGTTTTGCTCAGAGATTGGCCCTTTCGGGGGTGATGCCACGCCTGTCGGTGGGTATGGCGCGGACGGTGGATATTGGTTTTCTGGCGCCACTGTCGGGTCAGGCCGAAAGCTGGGGCCTGCCCGGATTGCAGGGCTGCCGCATCTGGGAGCGATGGTTGAACAACGCGGGCGGTGTGCTGATCGGGGGGCGGCGCTACCCGATCCGCATTCACGCTTACGATTGTGGAGAAAGCGTTGACGCGGCGCGCGAGGGGGCGCAGGCGCTGCTGCGCGAGCATGACATCAAGCTGATGATGATGCTGGGCGGTGACGCCTATCGCGCGGTGGGCCAGAGCCTGATGGACAAGCGCATCCTGACCTCGACCCTGTTGCCGTCGGACCTCTCGCCGGACGCGCCCTACCTGATTGCGCCGTCGGAGGTGCACCCGGTCTACGTGGTGACCGGGGTGGAGTGGCTGACCAAGCAACGCCCGGAGTTGAAGACCGTGGCGCTGTGCGCCCAGCAGGACGGGATGGGCCTGCCGTCGCTGGCCACATATCGCGCGGCGTTCAAGGCGGCGGGGATCGAGATCGTGCACGAGGTGCAATACCCCGCAGAGGGCGCGCCGGCGGAGAACGTCGTGGGGCCGATGCTGGCCGCGAACCCGGACATCCTATGCTGGTGCACGAGCTATACGCCGATGGTGCACGCGATGACGGAATACGCCCATGCCCATGGTTTCAAAGGGCAAATCCTGTCCTGCACCTGCGATCACTACGACCGGCTGGTCGATCGGCTGGGGGCGGAATTCATGGAGGGGCTGGTGTTCCAGTTTCCCGACTTCGACGATCCGGCGTTGAGCGAAAAGGCGTTCTTCTTCAACCAGCCGAATGCGTTTTACGAGGAATACAACGCGCTTTACCCCGACAGCTGGACGGCGGTCAGCTGGGAGTATGCGGCGATCCTGGATATCTGGCACGCTGCCGTGGAAAAGGCCGACAGCGTCGCGCCGGCAAGTGTGCTGGCGGCGATGAAACAGCTGGGCGAGGTGACCCACGCTTTTGGCCCTGCCGAGTGGTGGGGCGCGGAGGTGTTCGGGATCGACAACGCACTGGTGGGCGACTGGCCGGTGGTGCGGATCGAGGAAGGGCGGGCCCGGGTCGTGGGGTTTGGATCGGTGCCGGGATGGCTGCGGCGCAACGAGGATCTGCTGCGTGCCGAGATGCGGGACCTGGGTCAGATGTGGCAGCAGCGGTTGTCTTATGAGCGGGTGCTGGCGCTGGGGGCGCGGGTGGTGCAGGACGAAGAGGCGACTCAAAGGTAA
- a CDS encoding flavodoxin domain-containing protein, with translation MNILIAYATTEGQTRKICRFCADLLIEAGHSVELLQVSGRARDLDPARYDASLLAASVHLGRFQKDMMKFATQHGAALSAHPSLFLSVSLAAAGDDAQDWADLERIVATFCDDTGYRPGQVEQVAGAFRFTEYDFFRAWAMRYIAAVKGETVDPHGDKEYTDWDGLRRVVTAWAGAATP, from the coding sequence ATGAATATCCTGATTGCCTATGCCACGACCGAGGGGCAGACCCGGAAGATATGCCGCTTTTGCGCCGACCTGCTGATCGAGGCGGGACACAGCGTGGAGCTGTTGCAGGTCAGCGGGCGGGCCCGTGACCTTGACCCGGCGCGCTATGACGCGAGCCTTTTGGCGGCGTCGGTTCACCTGGGACGGTTTCAGAAGGACATGATGAAATTCGCGACGCAGCACGGCGCGGCGTTGAGCGCGCATCCGTCGCTGTTCTTGTCGGTGTCGTTGGCCGCCGCAGGGGACGACGCGCAGGATTGGGCCGATCTGGAAAGGATCGTGGCGACGTTTTGCGACGATACGGGATATCGGCCCGGGCAGGTGGAACAGGTGGCCGGGGCGTTTCGATTCACGGAGTATGATTTTTTCCGCGCCTGGGCGATGCGTTACATCGCGGCTGTAAAAGGCGAAACGGTCGATCCGCATGGCGACAAGGAATACACCGATTGGGATGGCTTGCGCCGGGTCGTGACGGCATGGGCCGGGGCTGCGACGCCCTGA
- a CDS encoding gamma-glutamyl-gamma-aminobutyrate hydrolase family protein has protein sequence MTRPVIGIIGNSHAIDDRYPVHAVGRMNSEAVSEVSDCIPMLVASDPALVSVEELMEICDGFVLTGGRPNIHPEEYGEEPTEAHGAFDRERDALTLPLVRACVARGQPILGICRGFQEVNVAMGGTLHPEIRELPGRDNHRMPPDGTLEEKFALRHEVRFAEGGVFHRLMGSEKVMTNTLHGQGVIREGKGVVIDGYAPDGTPEAVYIEGAPGFALAVQWHPEWNAANDPVSRCLFEALGDAARAWQAGERGLALRSA, from the coding sequence ATGACGCGCCCCGTGATCGGCATTATCGGCAACAGCCACGCGATTGACGACCGCTATCCCGTGCACGCGGTCGGGCGCATGAATTCCGAGGCGGTGTCAGAGGTGTCGGATTGCATCCCGATGCTGGTGGCAAGCGACCCCGCGCTGGTGAGCGTCGAGGAGTTGATGGAAATTTGCGACGGGTTCGTTCTGACTGGCGGGCGGCCCAATATTCATCCCGAAGAATATGGTGAAGAGCCGACGGAGGCGCATGGCGCTTTCGACCGCGAGCGCGATGCGCTGACCCTGCCGCTGGTGCGGGCCTGCGTCGCGCGGGGGCAGCCAATTCTGGGCATCTGCCGGGGATTCCAGGAGGTCAACGTGGCGATGGGCGGTACGCTGCATCCCGAGATCCGCGAATTGCCGGGGCGGGACAACCACCGGATGCCACCCGATGGCACGCTGGAGGAAAAATTCGCGCTGCGTCACGAGGTGCGCTTTGCGGAGGGTGGCGTTTTCCATCGGCTGATGGGGTCAGAGAAGGTGATGACCAACACGCTGCATGGTCAGGGGGTTATCCGGGAAGGCAAGGGCGTCGTGATTGACGGTTATGCCCCGGATGGGACGCCCGAGGCCGTCTACATCGAAGGCGCGCCGGGCTTTGCGCTGGCGGTGCAGTGGCACCCGGAGTGGAACGCCGCGAACGACCCGGTCAGCCGATGCCTGTTCGAGGCGCTGGGCGATGCGGCGCGTGCGTGGCAGGCAGGTGAGCGGGGGCTGGCGCTGCGCTCGGCCTGA
- a CDS encoding FadR/GntR family transcriptional regulator, which yields MSTHAEDTAPELRLAHPVGATVQIVVDTLFARIKSEEYPRDTRLPSERTLAAELGVARNTVREALDVLESQDVIRRRPGAGSFVTYRSTPQTAPSPDSVAGETSPLDHLVVRGILEPEIVRLAVVNMTPRMLTALSETLSRIETVTTDIDAFIALEEQLYIQIAEGTGNALLASCYRLAIDTYHESYRTRLRRRALTPRRMQEYQKRYNTLYNAIASRDVGQAVEFIKLHLVEEQKLLLQDD from the coding sequence ATGAGCACACACGCCGAAGACACCGCCCCAGAATTGCGCCTCGCCCACCCGGTCGGCGCCACCGTGCAGATCGTCGTCGACACGCTTTTCGCGCGCATCAAGTCCGAGGAATACCCCCGCGACACCCGCCTGCCCTCGGAACGCACGCTGGCCGCCGAACTGGGCGTCGCCCGCAACACCGTGCGCGAGGCGCTCGACGTGCTCGAAAGCCAGGACGTGATCCGCCGCCGCCCCGGTGCCGGCAGTTTCGTCACCTACCGCTCCACGCCCCAGACCGCCCCCTCGCCCGATTCCGTCGCAGGCGAGACCAGCCCCCTCGACCACCTCGTCGTGCGCGGCATCCTGGAGCCGGAAATTGTCCGTCTGGCGGTGGTGAACATGACCCCGCGTATGCTCACCGCGCTGTCCGAAACCCTGTCGCGGATCGAAACCGTGACCACCGATATCGACGCCTTCATCGCGCTCGAGGAACAGCTTTACATCCAGATCGCCGAAGGCACCGGCAACGCGCTTCTGGCCTCGTGCTACCGTTTGGCCATCGACACCTACCACGAAAGCTATCGCACCCGCCTGCGTCGCCGCGCGCTCACGCCGCGCCGGATGCAGGAGTATCAGAAACGCTACAACACGCTCTACAATGCCATTGCCTCGCGCGATGTCGGTCAGGCGGTGGAGTTCATCAAGCTGCACCTCGTCGAGGAACAGAAACTGCTTCTGCAAGACGATTGA
- the pepN gene encoding aminopeptidase N: MKDAAPQAIYLADYTPPAHLVDHVSITFRLDPEKTRVLSKIAFRPNPDGPGGPLRLDGEDLTLISARIDGAEVTPDITPRGLTMQAPDAPFTWEAEVEIAPINNTALEGLYMSNGMYCTQCEAEGFRKITYYPDRPDVMATFDVRIEGDAPIKLSNGNPGASGDGFAEWHDPWPKPAYLFALVAGDLINHPDTFTTKSGKHVELNIWVRPGDEHKCAFGMEALKKSMKWDEDVYGREYDLDIFNIVAVDDFNMGAMENKGLNIFNSSAVLASPETSTDMNFQRIEAIIAHEYFHNWTGNRITCRDWFQLCLKEGLTVFRDAQFTADMRSEPVKRIDDVITLRARQFREDNGPLAHPVRPASFVEINNFYTATVYEKGAELIGMLKTLVGDDAYYKALDLYFTRHDGDAATIEDWLKVFEDTTGRDLTQFKRWYEDAGTPRVAVSEDYADGTYTLTFEQHTPPTPGQDDKPPRVIPIAVGLLSPNGDEVQPTKVLEMTQAKQSFTFDGLSSKPIPSILRGFSAPVIIDRETTKDERAFLLAHDTDPFNKWEAGRDLARDALVAMIRDGAAPDEAYIDAVHTVARDDTLDPAFRALALGLPSQDDLAQTLHDTGTTPDPQAIWDAIETLRHARAERMQDTATRLYAQFQVSEPYRPNAEQSGARSLANAALSLINRLDGGAQAQKQFDAADNMTQQLAAFSCLLQAGKGDAATRAFYDQWQQDRLVIDKWFMMQVVHAAPEDAAATATRLTEHPDFTMKNPNRFRATLGALTMNAAGFHHVSGAGYELLANWLIRLDPLNPQTTARMCSAFETWRRYDATRQDLIKSQLDRILATPDLSPDTTEMVTRIRGS; the protein is encoded by the coding sequence ATGAAAGACGCCGCCCCGCAAGCCATCTACCTTGCCGATTACACGCCCCCCGCGCATCTGGTGGATCACGTCTCGATCACCTTCCGGCTCGACCCGGAAAAAACCCGCGTTCTCAGCAAGATCGCCTTCCGTCCCAACCCCGACGGCCCGGGCGGCCCCCTGCGCCTCGACGGCGAGGACCTGACGCTCATTTCCGCCCGCATAGACGGGGCCGAGGTCACGCCCGACATCACGCCTCGCGGCCTGACGATGCAGGCCCCCGACGCCCCCTTCACGTGGGAGGCCGAGGTCGAAATCGCCCCCATCAACAACACCGCCCTCGAAGGTCTCTACATGTCGAACGGCATGTACTGCACCCAGTGCGAGGCCGAAGGGTTCCGCAAGATCACCTATTACCCCGACCGCCCCGACGTGATGGCCACCTTTGACGTCCGCATCGAGGGCGACGCGCCCATCAAGCTTTCCAACGGCAACCCCGGCGCATCCGGCGACGGCTTTGCCGAATGGCACGACCCGTGGCCCAAACCCGCCTATCTCTTCGCGTTGGTGGCCGGTGACCTCATAAACCACCCCGACACCTTCACCACTAAATCCGGCAAGCACGTGGAGCTCAACATCTGGGTCCGCCCCGGCGATGAACACAAATGCGCCTTCGGCATGGAGGCGCTCAAGAAGTCCATGAAATGGGACGAAGACGTCTATGGCCGCGAATACGACCTCGACATCTTCAACATCGTCGCGGTCGACGATTTCAACATGGGCGCGATGGAAAACAAGGGGCTGAACATCTTCAACTCCTCCGCCGTTCTGGCCAGCCCGGAAACCTCGACCGACATGAATTTCCAGCGGATTGAGGCGATCATCGCGCATGAGTATTTCCACAACTGGACCGGCAACCGCATCACCTGCCGCGACTGGTTCCAGCTTTGCCTCAAGGAAGGTCTCACCGTCTTCCGCGACGCCCAGTTCACCGCCGACATGCGCTCGGAACCCGTCAAGCGCATCGACGACGTCATCACCCTGCGCGCGCGGCAATTCCGCGAGGATAACGGCCCGCTCGCGCACCCTGTCCGCCCCGCCAGCTTTGTCGAGATCAACAATTTCTACACCGCCACCGTATACGAAAAAGGCGCCGAACTCATCGGGATGCTGAAAACCCTCGTGGGGGATGACGCCTACTACAAGGCCCTCGACCTCTACTTCACCCGTCACGACGGCGACGCCGCCACGATCGAGGATTGGCTCAAGGTGTTCGAGGACACCACCGGCCGCGACCTTACCCAGTTCAAACGCTGGTACGAAGACGCCGGCACCCCGCGCGTCGCCGTGTCCGAAGACTACGCAGACGGCACCTATACCCTGACGTTCGAGCAGCACACGCCGCCCACCCCCGGACAGGACGACAAGCCGCCCCGCGTCATCCCCATCGCGGTCGGCCTTTTGTCGCCCAACGGCGACGAGGTGCAGCCCACCAAGGTGCTCGAAATGACGCAAGCCAAGCAAAGCTTCACCTTCGACGGCCTGTCGTCGAAACCCATCCCCTCCATACTCCGCGGCTTCTCCGCGCCCGTCATCATCGACCGCGAGACCACCAAAGACGAACGCGCCTTCCTGCTCGCCCACGACACCGACCCGTTCAACAAGTGGGAAGCGGGCCGCGACCTTGCCCGCGACGCCCTTGTGGCGATGATCCGCGACGGCGCCGCGCCCGACGAGGCCTATATCGACGCCGTACACACCGTTGCCCGCGACGACACCCTCGACCCGGCCTTCCGCGCCCTCGCTCTCGGCCTGCCCAGCCAGGACGACCTTGCCCAGACGCTCCATGACACCGGCACCACGCCCGACCCGCAGGCCATCTGGGACGCCATCGAGACCCTGCGCCACGCCCGCGCCGAGCGGATGCAGGACACCGCCACGCGCCTATATGCCCAATTCCAGGTGTCCGAACCCTACCGGCCCAACGCCGAGCAATCCGGCGCGCGATCGCTCGCCAACGCGGCCCTCAGCCTCATCAACCGGCTCGACGGTGGCGCTCAGGCGCAAAAGCAATTCGATGCCGCCGACAACATGACGCAACAGCTTGCCGCCTTCTCCTGCCTGCTTCAGGCCGGCAAGGGCGACGCGGCCACCCGCGCCTTCTACGACCAGTGGCAGCAGGACCGCCTCGTGATCGACAAGTGGTTCATGATGCAGGTCGTCCACGCCGCCCCCGAAGACGCCGCCGCCACGGCGACCCGCCTCACCGAACACCCCGATTTCACGATGAAAAACCCCAACCGCTTCCGCGCCACCTTGGGCGCACTCACGATGAACGCGGCGGGATTTCACCACGTGTCGGGCGCCGGCTACGAACTACTGGCCAACTGGCTGATCCGGCTCGACCCCCTCAACCCTCAAACCACCGCGCGGATGTGCTCGGCCTTCGAGACATGGCGGCGCTACGACGCCACGCGGCAGGATCTCATAAAGTCCCAGCTCGACCGTATCCTCGCGACGCCCGACCTCAGCCCCGACACGACCGAAATGGTGACCCGCATCCGCGGCAGCTGA
- a CDS encoding DUF2235 domain-containing protein, whose product MPKNIILLCDGTSNEIARNRTNILRLYGCLEKDVDQLVYYDPGVGTFGAENSWLVPYRRLVEVLGLITGWGIDANVKEAYRFLVENYDDGVRENVTDETPDRIYIIGFSRGAYTARVLAGFIHALGLIEVRNLNLLSYAYRAYKRIGKVTGRDVTDAREPERNPFAEIRLFERMLQPRRPAIQALGLFDTVGSVIEWTDHLPRVRNHAHTSKNPSVRSVRHAVAIDERRTMYLPTLWPADGAYWGGPEEPEDPAEIEAQDVEEVWFSGVHGDVGGGYPEKNSQLAKYPLFWMIEELRPLGVRFRHETVERLVLGKGEEGRYVGPYPLAAKHSSMSLGWKLLEFLPFYRTNYSLSRRSTFFGFYLPLCERRTIPDGARVHASVFVRRGTKADYPQPNIPEDHVVVGEAEGDA is encoded by the coding sequence ATGCCCAAGAACATCATCCTGCTCTGCGACGGGACGTCGAACGAGATTGCCCGAAACCGTACCAATATCCTGCGGCTTTACGGCTGTTTGGAAAAGGATGTGGACCAGCTTGTTTACTACGACCCGGGGGTGGGCACGTTCGGGGCCGAGAATTCCTGGCTGGTGCCGTACCGCAGGTTGGTGGAGGTTCTGGGGCTGATCACCGGCTGGGGTATCGACGCGAATGTGAAGGAGGCCTATCGCTTTTTGGTAGAGAACTACGACGACGGCGTGCGCGAGAATGTCACCGATGAGACACCGGATCGGATCTATATCATCGGGTTCAGCCGCGGCGCCTATACCGCGCGGGTGCTGGCGGGCTTCATTCATGCACTGGGATTGATAGAGGTGCGTAACCTGAACCTGCTGAGCTATGCCTACCGGGCCTATAAGCGGATCGGCAAGGTGACCGGGCGGGACGTGACCGATGCGCGCGAGCCCGAGCGCAACCCCTTTGCCGAGATACGCCTGTTCGAGCGGATGTTGCAGCCCCGGCGCCCCGCCATCCAGGCGCTGGGCCTGTTCGACACGGTGGGGTCGGTGATCGAGTGGACCGACCACCTGCCACGGGTGCGCAACCACGCGCATACATCAAAGAATCCCTCGGTCCGGTCGGTGCGTCACGCGGTGGCGATCGACGAGCGGCGGACGATGTATCTGCCGACGCTCTGGCCCGCGGACGGCGCGTATTGGGGCGGGCCCGAGGAGCCGGAGGATCCCGCAGAGATCGAGGCGCAGGATGTGGAGGAAGTCTGGTTTTCGGGCGTGCATGGCGACGTGGGTGGCGGGTATCCGGAAAAGAACAGTCAATTGGCGAAATACCCGCTGTTCTGGATGATTGAGGAATTGCGCCCACTAGGCGTGCGCTTCCGGCACGAAACGGTTGAGCGCTTGGTTCTGGGGAAAGGCGAGGAGGGGCGCTATGTCGGGCCGTATCCGCTAGCCGCGAAACACAGCTCGATGAGCCTGGGTTGGAAGTTACTGGAATTCCTGCCGTTCTATCGCACGAATTACAGCCTGAGCCGGCGGTCGACCTTCTTTGGATTTTACCTGCCGCTGTGCGAGCGGCGGACAATACCGGACGGAGCGCGGGTGCATGCCTCGGTCTTTGTCCGGCGTGGGACGAAGGCGGACTACCCGCAGCCGAATATCCCCGAGGATCATGTGGTGGTGGGAGAGGCGGAGGGGGACGCCTGA
- the gatB gene encoding Asp-tRNA(Asn)/Glu-tRNA(Gln) amidotransferase subunit GatB, with translation MLDLTYETPKPKVIAGAKQDWELVIGMEVHAQVASNAKLFSGASTQFGAEPNSNVAFVDAAMPGMLPVINEFCVEQAVRTGLGLKAQINLKSAFDRKNYFYPDLPQGYQISQLYEPLVGEGEILVDMEPGIARLVRIERIHMEQDAGKSIHDMDPAMSFVDLNRTGVCLMEIVSRPDIRGPEEAAAYVGKLRQILRYLGTCDGNMQNGNLRADVNVSICQPGAYEKYRETGDFSHLGTRCEIKNMNSMRFIQMAIDVEARRQIAIVEGGGSVDQETRLYDPDKNETRSMRSKEEAHDYRYFPDPDLLPLEIEQGWIDDIAASLPELPDEKKARFVKDFGLSEYDANVLTAEHENAAFFEEAAAGRDGKLTANWVINELFGRLKKDDHAITESPVSPAQLGGIVDLIASDAISGKIAKDLFEIVYTEGGDPEKIVEERGMKQVTDTGAIEAAVDQIIADNPAQVEKAKQNPKLAGWFVGQVMKATGGKANPKAVNQIVAQKLGL, from the coding sequence ATGCTAGACCTGACCTATGAGACCCCGAAACCCAAGGTGATCGCCGGGGCGAAACAGGACTGGGAACTTGTCATCGGGATGGAGGTCCACGCGCAGGTGGCCTCGAACGCCAAGCTCTTCTCGGGCGCCTCGACGCAATTCGGCGCCGAGCCCAATTCCAACGTCGCCTTCGTCGACGCCGCCATGCCCGGCATGCTGCCCGTCATCAACGAATTCTGCGTCGAACAGGCCGTGCGCACCGGCCTTGGCCTCAAAGCGCAGATCAACCTGAAATCCGCCTTCGACCGCAAGAACTACTTCTACCCCGACCTGCCGCAGGGCTACCAGATCTCCCAGCTTTACGAGCCGCTGGTGGGCGAAGGCGAAATCCTCGTGGACATGGAGCCCGGCATCGCCCGCCTGGTGCGGATCGAACGTATCCACATGGAACAGGACGCGGGCAAGTCGATCCACGACATGGACCCCGCCATGTCCTTCGTCGATCTCAACCGCACCGGCGTCTGCCTGATGGAAATCGTCAGCCGTCCGGATATCCGCGGCCCCGAAGAGGCCGCCGCATACGTGGGCAAGCTGCGCCAGATCCTGCGCTATCTCGGCACCTGTGACGGCAACATGCAAAACGGCAACCTGCGCGCGGACGTTAACGTCTCCATCTGCCAGCCCGGTGCGTATGAGAAATACCGCGAGACCGGCGACTTCTCGCACTTGGGTACTCGCTGCGAAATCAAGAACATGAACTCCATGCGTTTCATCCAGATGGCCATCGACGTCGAGGCCCGCCGCCAGATCGCCATCGTCGAGGGGGGCGGCAGCGTCGATCAGGAAACCCGGCTTTACGACCCGGACAAGAACGAAACCCGCTCGATGCGCTCCAAGGAAGAGGCGCATGACTACCGCTACTTCCCCGACCCCGACCTCCTGCCGCTGGAAATCGAACAGGGCTGGATCGACGATATCGCCGCGTCCCTGCCCGAACTGCCGGACGAGAAAAAGGCCCGCTTCGTCAAGGATTTCGGCCTGTCGGAATATGACGCCAACGTCCTGACCGCCGAGCACGAGAATGCCGCCTTCTTCGAGGAAGCCGCCGCGGGCCGCGACGGCAAGCTGACCGCGAACTGGGTCATCAACGAGCTTTTCGGCCGCCTCAAGAAGGACGATCACGCCATCACCGAAAGCCCGGTCTCTCCCGCGCAACTGGGCGGCATCGTAGATCTCATCGCGTCCGATGCCATCTCTGGCAAGATCGCCAAGGACCTCTTCGAGATCGTCTATACCGAGGGCGGCGACCCCGAGAAAATCGTCGAAGAGCGCGGCATGAAACAGGTCACCGACACCGGCGCCATCGAGGCGGCGGTCGACCAGATCATCGCCGACAACCCCGCGCAGGTCGAAAAGGCCAAGCAAAACCCCAAGCTCGCCGGCTGGTTCGTGGGTCAGGTGATGAAGGCCACGGGCGGCAAGGCCAACCCCAAGGCCGTCAACCAGATCGTCGCGCAAAAACTCGGTCTCTGA
- a CDS encoding thioesterase family protein, which yields MTEPAPFLSSFQTVEADWIDYNEHMNMGYYTVLFDRAADEAYAEIGFGPEYRAASGCTTYTAEFHVRYLRELKLGDRVQGAFRILDHDEKRFHSFQELIREDGTVVATGEGIALHVDQSGPKVAPMPETILARLREVAKAHAALPRPEAAGRGIGLRRRG from the coding sequence ATGACCGAGCCTGCACCTTTCCTGTCCAGCTTCCAGACCGTCGAGGCGGATTGGATCGACTATAACGAGCACATGAACATGGGCTATTACACCGTCCTGTTCGACCGCGCGGCCGACGAGGCCTATGCCGAGATCGGGTTCGGGCCGGAGTATCGTGCCGCCAGCGGGTGCACCACATACACGGCGGAGTTCCATGTGCGCTATCTGCGCGAGCTGAAGCTGGGCGACCGGGTGCAGGGCGCGTTTCGCATTCTCGACCATGACGAAAAACGCTTTCACAGCTTCCAGGAACTGATCCGCGAAGATGGCACCGTGGTGGCCACAGGCGAGGGGATCGCCCTGCACGTCGATCAGTCGGGGCCGAAGGTGGCGCCGATGCCGGAGACGATCCTGGCGCGGTTGCGCGAGGTGGCAAAGGCGCATGCGGCATTGCCGCGCCCCGAGGCGGCGGGACGTGGCATCGGGTTGCGGCGTCGCGGCTAG